The following is a genomic window from Streptomyces sp. BHT-5-2.
GGGGAGCGGCTGCTGCTGCGCTCCAGCGGCAACTCGGCGCCGGACGGCGGGAGTTCGGGGCGCTGAGGGCCCGGCCGCGACGGGGCGGGCCGACCGGTGCCGGTGGCGGCATCCGGACATGGAAGCGCCCGGTCGCTGGCGACGGGGGATGCACCAGCGACCGGGCTTTTAGAACCGTAACAAGAGATCGGCGGTTCGCAAATTCGATCGTGGAATTCCGGACGCGGATTCACCGTTGAGTACGGGGAGTTGCCCGGGATTCTGTGACGGGCGTCACGCCCAAGATGGGCCCGGTGCGGGTCAGCTCAGGGTGACCTGACGGTTGGTGAGACCGCCGCGGGCCCGGCGCTCCTCGGCGGTCAGCGGGGTGTCCGTGGCGAGCGCCTTGGCCAGCCGCTCCTGGAAGGCGGCGGCCGGGCCGGCGACCTCGTCGGCGCCCATCGAGGACGGCAGGTCCCACACCGGGACGACCAGGCCGTGTGCCCGGAAGGAGCCCACCAGCCGGGTGCCTTCGCCCAGTGAGGAGGCACCGGCGGCGTGCAGCCGGGCGAGCGCGTCGAGCAGCTGCTCCTCGGGGTGCGCGGTGACCCAGCGCAGGTGGTTCTTCTCCGGCGCCTCGCACCAGTACGCGCCTTCCAGGCCCGGAATCCGGGCGGTCGGGATGGCCGCGGCGTTGGCCCGCTCCAGGGAGGCGGCGACCTCGGCGGTGGCGTTCTCGGCGTTCTCCACCCAGAACTCGAAGCCGGTGTGGACGGACGGCTCAAAAGGCGCGTCCGGATCCAGCAGGTCCTGCAGGCGCGGGCCGTCGAGGGGGGGCCGGCCGGCCGCGACCGGGTGGCCGGGCTCGGTGGTCAGCGCCCGCTGGAGGGTGTCGGCGAGGTCCCGGCTGATGTCGCCGGAGGAGGTGTCGTTCTGCAGGCCGAGCAGCACCGCGCCGTTGTCCCGGCGCAGCGCGGGCCAGGCCATCGGCAGCACGGTCGCCAGCGTCACCGACGGGACGCCCTCGGGCAGGCCGCCCTTGAGCGTCAGCGACGCGGTGGCGGCGGGCACCAGCTCACGCAGCGCGACCCAGTCGCACTCGCCGGGCAGCCCCTCGAAGGGGCGCCGTACCAACTCGGTGACGGCGTGCGCCGCCTGCCGGCCGTGGCACGCCTTGTAGCGGCGGCCGGAACCGCACGGGCAGGGCTCGCGGGCGCCGACCACCGGGTAGGAACCCTCGGGCGCCGCGCAACGGGCGCCGTCCTTGGTCTGTACTGCTGCGGCCCGGGGCTGGGGACGGCGCTTCTTGGCCATGGCGACGGTGTCTCCTGGTGGTTCCTGGTCGTACGGACGCGTTCCGGCGCGAGCCTAAAGGAGACCGGCGTCCGGGGCGCCACCAACATCGCCGTAAGCGCCGTGAGTACGCCGGGGTGGGTGCTCAGGGCGGGCGCGTCGCGTGCGCCGGGTGCCGTCGCTACGGCAGTTCGTCGAACTCGGTGAAGGTCGGGCCCGCCGGGCCGCGGCCGTTGCGGTGCGGGCGGGCCGGGCCGCCGGTGCGGGACTTCCGCAGGGAGAGCGGGAGCCCGGTCAGCTCGCGCGTGCGGTCGGTCGCCAACTCGGATGTGAGGTCGGACGACAGGTCCGTCGCCAGATCGGCCGTCAGGTCGGCCGCCAGGTCCACGCGCGTAGCGAAAGCGCCTTGAAGGGAGAGCGCGGCCCAGACCGTCACCTCGCCACGGGCGCTGTCGCGGACGCCCCAGTCCTTGGCGAGCGAGCGGATGATGGCCAGCCCGCGGCCGCCGCGGGCGGTGATGGACGGTGTGGCCGGAATCGGGCGGGTCGGACCGCCGCCGTCGGTGACCGCGATGGTCAGCCGCCCCTGGCCGTCGATGCGCCAGGAAGCGCGGACGGAGCCGTCGGAGCCGCCGGGGTCGCCTGACGTGCCGTCGGAATCCGGTGTGCGGTTCTCGTGTATCGGACGCGCATGGCGACACGCGTTGCTCAGTAGTTCCGAGAGGACCAGGGTCGCGTCATCGACGACTGTGTCCTGAACTCCCCTTGCCAACAGCTCTTCTCGCATGCGTCGCCTGGCCATGCCCACACCCGCTGGACCATGGGGTACGGCCATGATCGACGACGTCGGCACCTCTTGTGCCACCACCAACGCCACCCCCGAGACCTCCTTTGCCCCACGCCAGGGGATGGATGCCCCAATGGACTGGACCGGAAACCGGCCAACCGGCACACAGTGACGCACTCAATACGGCCGCCTACGGACCGAATGCGCCGGTGCACACCCTGTAAGGGTCTAGGGTCTGCCGGCGGGCGGATCCGACAGGTCGCGGCCGGCGTCGAGTTGGAGGCGTACCTGTTTGGGGCGGTTGGTGATGATCGCGTCCACGCCCAGTTCGCGGCACATCTCCACGTCCGCCGGGTCGTTGACGGTCCAGACGTGGACCCGGTGGCCCGCCCGGTGCGCCCTGGTGACGTACTCCGGGTGCGCACGGAGGATCCGTACGCCGGGGCCCGCGATGCGCACTCCCGGCGGCAGCCGGCCGTCCCGGTGGCGGGGGGTGAGGAACTGCATCAGGTAGACGCCGGGGATGCCCGGCGCGGCGGCGCGCACGCGGTGCAGGGAGCGGGCGGAGAAGCTCATGACGCGGACCGGCGGCGTCCAGTCGCGGGTGGCCGGTTTCGTGTGGCCGAAGCGCGCGAGAAGGTCGACCAGGCGCTGCTCGACCTGCCCGGCCCAGCGCGTGGGGTGCTTGGTCTCGATGGCCAGCTCGACCCGCCGGTCCGCGTCCGCGACCAGTTCCAGCAGCCGCTCCAGGGTCAGTACGGACGTCCGCTCGGCGTTCTCGTTCTGCCGGTCCGGCTCCTCGTCGGCGTCCACCGGCCGGCCGTCGGCCCGCGTCGGGTCCGTCAGAACGCCCTGCGCGGCCAGGACGTCCTTCCAGGATCCGAAGTCCAGCGCCGCGAGGTCGGCCAGCTCCAGCGCCGAGACCGCGCCGCGCCCGTTGGAGGTGCGGTTCACCCGCCGGTCGTGGACGCAGACCAGATGCCCGTCGGCGGTCATCCGGACATCGCACTCCAGGGCGTCCGCGCCGTCCTCGATCGCCTGGCGGTAGGCGGCCAGGGTGTGCTCCGGCGCGTCGTCGGACGCGCCCCGGTGGGCCACGATCGCGGGCCGGTCCGGGCGGGCGTCCTCGGTGGGGCGTCGATAGGTCACCGCGTCATCGTGTCATCCGGCGCCGACGGCCCGCCCGCGGGAAGATCGACGGCCCCGGACCCCGGCCCCGGACCCCGCGCGTACCCGTTGCCGGGTCGCCCGATCGCCGCACACACCGTGCGTATCGCGCGGGCCGCGTATGACGTAGAGGGAGAGGCTGTCCTGTTTGATCCGGTATGACCGGCAATACGGCGAATAAGTCACAGGTTCGGCTT
Proteins encoded in this region:
- a CDS encoding ATP-binding protein; the protein is MARRRMREELLARGVQDTVVDDATLVLSELLSNACRHARPIHENRTPDSDGTSGDPGGSDGSVRASWRIDGQGRLTIAVTDGGGPTRPIPATPSITARGGRGLAIIRSLAKDWGVRDSARGEVTVWAALSLQGAFATRVDLAADLTADLATDLSSDLTSELATDRTRELTGLPLSLRKSRTGGPARPHRNGRGPAGPTFTEFDELP
- a CDS encoding glycerophosphodiester phosphodiesterase family protein; its protein translation is MTYRRPTEDARPDRPAIVAHRGASDDAPEHTLAAYRQAIEDGADALECDVRMTADGHLVCVHDRRVNRTSNGRGAVSALELADLAALDFGSWKDVLAAQGVLTDPTRADGRPVDADEEPDRQNENAERTSVLTLERLLELVADADRRVELAIETKHPTRWAGQVEQRLVDLLARFGHTKPATRDWTPPVRVMSFSARSLHRVRAAAPGIPGVYLMQFLTPRHRDGRLPPGVRIAGPGVRILRAHPEYVTRAHRAGHRVHVWTVNDPADVEMCRELGVDAIITNRPKQVRLQLDAGRDLSDPPAGRP
- a CDS encoding DUF5926 family protein, with product MAKKRRPQPRAAAVQTKDGARCAAPEGSYPVVGAREPCPCGSGRRYKACHGRQAAHAVTELVRRPFEGLPGECDWVALRELVPAATASLTLKGGLPEGVPSVTLATVLPMAWPALRRDNGAVLLGLQNDTSSGDISRDLADTLQRALTTEPGHPVAAGRPPLDGPRLQDLLDPDAPFEPSVHTGFEFWVENAENATAEVAASLERANAAAIPTARIPGLEGAYWCEAPEKNHLRWVTAHPEEQLLDALARLHAAGASSLGEGTRLVGSFRAHGLVVPVWDLPSSMGADEVAGPAAAFQERLAKALATDTPLTAEERRARGGLTNRQVTLS